In Electrophorus electricus isolate fEleEle1 chromosome 12, fEleEle1.pri, whole genome shotgun sequence, a single window of DNA contains:
- the commd5 gene encoding COMM domain-containing protein 5 isoform X1, whose product MADSVGFLGGRIPTEVEIMSKHLKDLDKELFRKILKVVVNAIEGKDCGGAMADIAQNSPLSEEMLSHIVSGMYELLKEALRLPTSSLKQEVFKEDLRGLRISEEFIADFASVVFGNRRSTLDNVVKQQGPRIPSLEEFRWRVDVAISTSSLARALQPSILMQLKLSDGNVHRFEVPVSKFQEIRYNVALILKEMNDLEKRSILKIQD is encoded by the exons ATGGCCGATAGTGTTGGGTTTTTGGGCGGAAGAATTCCCACAGAAGTCGAAATTATGTCCAAGCACTTGAAGGATTTGGACAAAGAGTTATTTAGAAAAATCCTTAAAg TTGTAGTGAACGCAATTGAGGGAAAGGACTGCGGTGGGGCCATGGCAGACATCGCACAGAACAGTCCTCTTTCAGAAGAAATGTTAAGCCACATTGTTTCAGGCATGTATGAACTTCTTAAAGAAGCTTTGCGGCTCCCGACATCTTCATTAAAACAAGAG GTTTTCAAAGAGGATCTCCGTGGGCTCAG AATTTCTGAGGAGTTCATTGCAGACTTTGCCAGTGTAGTCTTTGGAAATAG AAGATCAACACTAGATAATGTTGTCAAACAGCAGGGCCCAAGAATACCCAGTTTAGAGGAATTCAGATGGAGGGTGGATGTTGCCATTTCAACAAG CTCTTTAGCCCGAGCTTTGCAGCCCTCCATTCTTATGCAGTTGAAACTTTCTGATGGGAATGTACATCGCTTTGAG GTTCCTGTGTCCAAATTTCAGGAGATACGATACAATGTTGCACTTATTCTAAAAGAGATGAATGACTTGGAGAAGCGAAGCATTCTGAAGATCCAAGACTGA
- the commd5 gene encoding COMM domain-containing protein 5 isoform X2, which yields MADSVGFLGGRIPTEVEIMSKHLKDLDKELFRKILKVVVNAIEGKDCGGAMADIAQNSPLSEEMLSHIVSGMYELLKEALRLPTSSLKQEVFKEDLRGLRISEEFIADFASVVFGNRSTLDNVVKQQGPRIPSLEEFRWRVDVAISTSSLARALQPSILMQLKLSDGNVHRFEVPVSKFQEIRYNVALILKEMNDLEKRSILKIQD from the exons ATGGCCGATAGTGTTGGGTTTTTGGGCGGAAGAATTCCCACAGAAGTCGAAATTATGTCCAAGCACTTGAAGGATTTGGACAAAGAGTTATTTAGAAAAATCCTTAAAg TTGTAGTGAACGCAATTGAGGGAAAGGACTGCGGTGGGGCCATGGCAGACATCGCACAGAACAGTCCTCTTTCAGAAGAAATGTTAAGCCACATTGTTTCAGGCATGTATGAACTTCTTAAAGAAGCTTTGCGGCTCCCGACATCTTCATTAAAACAAGAG GTTTTCAAAGAGGATCTCCGTGGGCTCAG AATTTCTGAGGAGTTCATTGCAGACTTTGCCAGTGTAGTCTTTGGAAATAG ATCAACACTAGATAATGTTGTCAAACAGCAGGGCCCAAGAATACCCAGTTTAGAGGAATTCAGATGGAGGGTGGATGTTGCCATTTCAACAAG CTCTTTAGCCCGAGCTTTGCAGCCCTCCATTCTTATGCAGTTGAAACTTTCTGATGGGAATGTACATCGCTTTGAG GTTCCTGTGTCCAAATTTCAGGAGATACGATACAATGTTGCACTTATTCTAAAAGAGATGAATGACTTGGAGAAGCGAAGCATTCTGAAGATCCAAGACTGA